GTACGTTCACAGACTCCAGCACTTGGGAGGAACAAATCTCTAAACAGACCACGAGCCAAAGGGTTTCACTGGAAACCACAGCAACGCCGCTGGGACCCGCCAAAGCCAGGGCCTCACGCACCTGCACGGCAGAGGAGAGGCTTCTCCCTTAAGAAACGAGAGccagggaaaattaacaaggcaggaaaccacaaatgctggagaggatgtggagaaaggggaaccctcttacactgttggtgggaatgtgaactggtgcagccactctggaaaactgtgtggaggttcctcaaagagttaaaaatagatctgccctacgacccagcaattgcactactggggatttaccccaaagatgcagatgcaatgaaacaccaagacacccgcaccccgatgtttctagcagcaatgtccacaatagtcaaactgtggaaggagccttggtgcccatcgatagatgaatggataaagaagatgtggtttatgtatacaatggaatattcctcagccattagaaacgacaaatacccaccatttgcttcaacgtggatggaactggagagtattatgctgagtgaagtaagtcaattggagaaggacaaacattatatgttctcattcgtttggggaatataaataatagtgaaagggaatagaagggaagggagaagaaatgtgtgggaaatatcagaaagggagacggaacataaagactcctaactctgggaaatgaactaggggtggtggaaggggaggagggcggggggtgcgggtgaatgggtgacgggcactgaggggggcacttgatgggatgagcactgggtgttactctgtatgttggcaaactgaacaccaataacaaataaatttattataaaaaaaaaaacaaaaaacgagaGCCAAGGGCAAACGAAATGCAAAGGAGGTAGAAGAAAACAGATCATcaagatagaaaacagaaaacccaaaagttagTTCCGTGAAAAAGCTCACGAGGGTGACAAACCCTCAGTTACAGCCGCCAACAGAGAAGCACAGTGGCCGAAGGCCTGCAGGGAAGCGGGTGCAGGATGCCACCGCTGCCCGCGGAAACGACCTTTGGGGCCCCTCCGGGACTGCAAGGAAAACCACGCGGCCGCTGCCCAGAAGGGCGCGGAGACTCACCCAGACCCAGAGGGACAACCTGAATATTCGACCTGTAACAAGAAATTGAATCGATGCGAAGTCTGAAGTCTTTGTGCGGACCAAGGGCTGCCAGAGACACCACTCACGCGCTTCCAGAAAACTCCGGGCATGTCCCCGCTCCTCCTGCCAGGCAAGCGTCGTCCCGACCCTAAAGCCTCAGACGCCTCGGGAGAAGACGAGGCATCAGTCTCGGGAGCCTGGATGTAAAACTCGTAACAAAAGGCCGCAACGCTACGCACCAGGAGCAGGTGTTTGTCACAGGAGTGCCGGTCGGCTGCACGTCCAGAAACGAACACGCGGCCCGTCCTCGAGGAGGGAAGGACGATACCTCAGGGTCGGCTCAAGGTGCCGTGTGAAGGTGCAAGTGCCCCAGCGGCAGGTGTGCTCGGGGTCAGCGCCCGCGGCCATGCTTCCTCccgcgggcccggggcggcccACAGCGTCCTCCCTTCGCCTCGCGCCTGCCCTGAGGCCCTTCCGCTGCTAAGGACCCTCTTGATGACAGTGGGTCTACAGTCTCGGCCAGCGGGTGAGCAGGCACGGGGCGGGGTGAGGATGGCTGTCCCTTCGACAGCATTACTGTCACATGTCAGAGTCCACGGGGATGGGCCTGATCTCAGCTCTAAGACCCCTGTCAGCGCTGGGCCCTGTGCGCAGGGAGGCGCGGAGCAGCAGAGGGCAGGATGCAGGccgaggagggggcagaggcgTCCTCAGGGCAGAGCCCGGGGCGCTGGTCCCGGGATTCAGGGTCAGCGAGGAAAACCCACTGCATTTCCAGGGCTGTTAACAAGCTGGAAGCGAAATCAAGATCCCAATCACGGTAGCACTAAGCTaataaaactcaaattatttTGTCGAAAATAgtgcaagaattttttttctagatttttttttttaatttgggagaaAGCGAGAGTGTGCagcacatgagcaagggggagggccagagggcgAGGGAGCAGCAGGATCCCCGGggagcagggggcccgacgtggggctcgatccccagaccctgggatgatgacctgagcagatgcttcaccaacggAGCCCCCTGGGCGCCCCTGGTGCAAGATTTACACAGATGACGGAAGTAAATGGGAAGGTGCTCCCCATCCCTGGGAGGAgaccggtgggggggggggtctggcgTGAGGCTCACCCAAGCCACGAGCCTGAGGGAAAAACACCAACGAGCTGCACTTCATCCAAATACACAGCTGCACTGTAAGAGACAACgtaccttttctttttgttgaaggAAGCTTTACCCCGAGCACGGGGCCGGGCAGGGCCTGGACTCGGGACCCCGAGGTCGAGACCAGAGCTGAGGTCAGGCGTCGGTCCCTTACCCAGGGCCCCCCAAAAGGCGGTATTTTGAAAACCTGGGTAAGCCACAGCCCGGGAGAAATTGCTGCAAATATCCTATCTGATAACCCGTCACCCCTAAAGCCTTGGAAAACAACTTAGAAGCAAGACTtaggccccctcccccagaaggcgGGGCAAAGGAGCCGAACAGTCGCGGCCAGAGCGACATGGCACGGGGACAGCCGGCGCGTGACCGACCATGGCGTAAGCAGGCGAGGACGTGAAACCGCCGCACTGCTCGTACTTTCCAAAACGTTATCTAAGTAGTTTTGTAAGAAGCTGCACGTAGCAGCAGCCGGCTCGGGAGCGCGAGGCTCTGTCGGGCGCAGATGTGACTTACACGTAAAACCTACGAACCGTGAGCCCGCAGTTCCGCTCACACGAAGCTACCCAAGGCACGACACACGTGCACCCGAGAGTGGAAGGTCAATGCTCGTGGCCACGTCTGTGGGGCCCCCGAGTGGCAGCAACCTGGACGCAtgtcacctgggctgcctccccacccaccccgctGGAGCACAGCCTGGACCGTGTACCTCATGCCTGTGGCCGTCTCAGGGGACACCTGCGGGTGAGGGCACCCACGCGGCTGCGCCACATGCGGAGCAGAGCAAAGGACCCAGCGGCAAGGAGGGCCCCTAACTGCCATCTAGCAACGAGACCCTAACAACAGTGCAGGAGGCAGGCGACGGCAGGAGAGCCAGGCAAGATGACGTCGGCTGGGGACACGGGCTTGGGCGTGTTTTCCACGCAAACCGCAGCACaaccccgacccccaccccaccctggcttTGGTTCAGACGCTGGTGGGCTGCTCGGCCCGGAAGGGAgggaccccctccccaccctggggctTGGGGACAGGCCACCGGCCGCAGTGAGGGGACCCCGGGGTGCTTGGACAGCGTGTGCTCGGTCCCTGTGCCAGAGCGGCGGGCGGCCATGGACACCAGCCGGAGCCGGGCCCTGCCACCTTCACGGCCTGAGGCCTCCGCTCAGCGCCATGTGGGGCGTTGGGGACCGTGAAAATGGGCGGAGCCCGAGGTGACGGGACAGTGGACAGGCTCCGGCCGGTGCAGGGCCCCTGCCCGCATCCTCCCGACACTTGCTCCAGGCCGTGACCCTTCAGAACCATGACTCACGGTGACCCAGGTGACCCAGGACGACAAGTCGGCGACAGCCCGAGGGGCCGCACTCTCGCTGGTGTTTGACAAACACTGAATGAGTGCCACGGCCACGGGCCGCTCCCCCTTGGGGGTCGGGAACACTGGGCAGGGGTGCGGCCCCAAGGGGGTGTGACCCGCTGAGCACGCAGGAAGGCTCGGCCTCACCTGCTGGGGCGCACCTCAGGTCCCAGCACATCCACCGACACCCACAGGCTCCGGGCATGGTGTCCCCGGCCGCAGGCGGGTGAGCGCATCCTGAGACTCAAGCAGGGCCAGCTGCGGGGACGGGCCAGCTGAATCCCGCGTCACACATGCAGCCGGACCCAGGGTTCGCATGTGACCCCACGTCTGTGACAATCTGGAGCAAATGAAACCAGGTGCCTTGGGGAGCCCCGCAGGTGGCCAACTCCCTGAGTGGTCAGGCTCCGAGGGGCCCGGGAGGCTCCAGGGTCcctctggggggctgggggcagccccagccGTGGGGAGGGCTGCAGCGCGGGGGCCCTGCAGGGGTTTCCAGAATGAGCcccgtcccctccctccccacctggctGAAGGCCCCGCAGGGAACGTGCTGAGTCCGCACTTTGCGCTGTGTAAACGCGTGTTTACCGTGTAAATTTCTGGGCGTGGACTTTCTCCCGGCGGATCTATAATTTCTCAGAACAGAGGCTGAGACCCGACCTGGGGATCAATCAAAGCTCGATAAAGGGAGAGATAAAGCCGCCCTCGCCCCACCCCCGCCACGGGAGCTGTGGGCCGGcgggctgaggctggggagggTGCCGCAGTCCCGGGGGGCCCCCGCCCCTCTCCCTGGGGCCCGGCCACATCCAGCCCAGCCCCCATGGGACCCACAGAGTCGGGGCCCATCGAGGTGCGGGTGCGCCGGGGTGGGGCGTGGCTGGGGGCCCTGCTGCCTGGGAACCTTCTTCCCGGCCTGACCTGGGGCCGACCTCAGGCGGGGCACCGGGCCTATGGCGGGGTGGCCATGGCCCCACGGGAGCTCCAGAGGCCGGGCCGCGTCCCCAGGCAGGTGGAGGCTGGTCCCAGGGCCACAGGACGGCTCCCCCAAAGCCAGGCCTCTCCGCTCCTCCCGGGAGGGCTGTGCGGGGGAAAGCAAACACAAGGTGGCCGCCCCGGTGTTCCTAGAAGAGGTCGGGGGGAGGAGGTGCGGCCAGACACCAGCTGACCCCGAGGTCCCAGGAGCCAGGCTAGGCCAAGGCTGGGCCGGGCCTGGGGAGTCCTCACAAGGACCCCACCCAGGCTGTTAGGAAAcgggcaggggaaggaggagggggtcAGCGTGCCAGGCTCTTCTCCTGCTTAACTCCCACGTGGCCATCTGCTGAGGGGAGGTCCCCCGCCGCTGCCCCAGGGGCCCCTATGAGGGGCAGGAGACCAGCCAGACGAGGGGACCTCCTCTCCTGGCTTCCCCCAACCTGTCTTGAGCCTCCCAGCCCAGCAGACTGCTCCGGGGGACACCCCTGTCCCCCACGGGCCTGCCGCCCGGCTCTGCCCCGCCCAGTCCTGCAGAAGGATGGCTGGGGGTGACCACCGGGGCCTCGGAACCGTACCCGGCCCACCTTGAGCCCTCAAGGTAGCTTCGGGGTGAATGcagccccccaggtcccccctgCGCCGTCTGCATCCTAGACACTTGGGGCCGATGCTGGCCGCTGGGCACGGGAGGGTTAATGGAATCGGGGCCAgtcgggctgggctgggctggccggCCACGGGGTGCTGGCTGCCCCGGCAGTGGGGAAATCAGAGGGCAGGCGCAGCCGGCCCCAGCAGAAGCATCCAGCTCAAGGCCTGCCTGCGCTCCGCCCCGCAGCCGGATGGCCCTGATCAGAGGTGAGGTGCCTCAAGGGCCCTGGCCCCTCACTCGGGGGTCCCAACCCTGTGCCCCCCGAGCCCCATggccaggggcagccccagggaaggctcagctcagggcagaCCAACATGGCAGGCGTCGCGGCTGAGGCGCTGCCTAGGGATGCACCCTTGGGCACCTCTCTGGCCCCAGGGCCCATCTCTTCACACCTCCGCCCTGGGGAACCCTTCCCTAGGCTGGGGACTGCTGCCCTCGCAGCCCCTCAAGGCCAGGCCATGTCACCCCATTCCCCTCGGGGCCCAGCCCCATGCAGGTGGGTGTGGGGCATCCTCTGGCCTCATCCTGAGCCCTCCAAGGGCAGGGACAGGCCCAATGCGGTGGGCAGCCCAGTGATCCACGCAGGTTTTGGGGTGCTGTTGGTGTGGGGCCCAGTGTCCTTTGTCCCGGAAGGCCCCTGCCTCCTGATGAGTTGATGGCGGGGAGTCCCGTCCGCCCCACTCTACCCCTCCGCCAGCGCCAAGCTCCGTACCCGGGTGTGAGGTGCGCAGGCCAGGGAGCACATGGGTGAGGGCCCCCCAACCGGGGAGCCGAACCGGGGCAGCCTGACCTCAAGAGCACGGAGCACACGCCTGCTCAGGCCTGTTCCAGAATGTCCACTCCCCCCCAAGCCCACCTGGTGACACGGCCCCATCGAGCGTCCCCAGAGGGACGCAGACCGCCCCACAGCCAGGTACCCCTACCCTCAGGTCTCTCCCGACCTGGCGTCCTTCCCCTGGTGCACCTGCAGGCCTGGAAAGGGCAGGCGGTTCTGAGCTGCGAGAGGTGCCCATTGTCCTGCGTGGCTCCGCTTCCCTCTCAGGCGGGCAGAACACAACTCCGAGCTCCCACCTTTCTCTGGGCTGTCAGCAGGCCACCATCTCCGGTCAGGCACCACGGTCGGGAGTGGAGTTCCACGCTGGAGCACATGTGTAGGCTGTGGCCTGGAACGTTCCCAGTCTCCCTCAGCCCGGGGCTCACACCCTCTGGCCCCTGTCCCCGCAGGAGGCCCGGTCCTGGCCATGCTGCTGGTCTCCTGGGCAGCGCTGGGCCCTCGCGGCCTGCAGGCAGCAGAGCCCGGGGTTCCAGGGGCCCCCGAGAGCCTGCAGTGCCCGGCCGCCTGCACCTGCGGCCACGACGACTACATGGACGAGCTCAGCGTCTTCTGCAGCTCCCGGAACCTCACGAGTGTGCCCGATGGCATCCCGGCCGGTGCCAGGGCCCTGTGGCTGGATGGCAACAACCTGTCCTCCATCCCCGAGGCGGCCTTCCAGAACCTCTCCAGCCTGGGCTTCCTGAACCTACAGGGCAGCGGGCTGGCCAGCCTGGAGCCGCGGGCACTGCTCGGCCTGCAGCAGCTCCGCCACCTACACCTGGAGCGGAACCAGCTGCGCGGCCTGGGGGCCCACACCTTCCTGCACACGCCGGGCCTGGCCTCGCTCGGCCTCAGCAACAACATGCTGGGCCGGGTGGACGAGGGCCTCTTCCGGGGCCTGGCCGACCTCTGGGACCTGCACCTGGGCTGGAACGGCCTGGCCGTGCTCCCCGACGCCGCCTTCCAGGGCCTGGCCAGCCTGCGCGAGCTGGTGCTGGCGGGCAACAAGCTGGCCTACCTGCAGCCCCCACTCTTCTGCGGCCTGGGGGAGCTCCGGGAGCTGGACCTGAGCAGGAACGCCCTGCGCAGCGTCAAGGCCAACGTGTTCGTCAAGCTGCCCAAGCTGCAGAAGCTCTACCTGGACCACAACGTCATCGCTGCCGTGGCGCCCGGTGCCTTCCTGGGCATGAAGGCGCTGCGCTGGCTGGACCTGTCGCACAACCGCGTGGCCGGCCTCCTGGAGGACACCTTCCCTGGCCTGCTGGGCCTGCACGTCCTGCGCCTGTCACACAACGCCATTGCCGGCCTGCGGCCGCGCACCTTCCGAGATCTGCACTTCCTGGAGGAGCTGCGGCTCGGCCACAACCGCATCCGGCAGCTGCCTGACAAGGCCTTCGAGGGCCTGGGCCAGCTGGAGGTGCTGACACTCAACGACAACCAGATCCGTGAGATCGAGGCAGGCGCCTTCGTCGGCCTGCTCAGCGTGGCTGTCATGAACCTGTCTGGGAACTGCCTGCGGAGCCTCCCCGAGCGCACCTTCCAGGGCCTGGGCCGGCTGCACAGCCTCCACCTGGAGCGCGGCTGCCTGGGCCGTGTCCGCCCGCACGCCTTCGCTGGCCTGTCGGGGCTGCGGCGGCTCTTCCTCAAGCACAACGGCATCACAGCCGTGGACGAGCAGGGCCTGTGGGGGCTGGCGGAGCTGCTGGAGCTGGACCTCACAGCCAACCGGCTCACGCACCTGCCGGCGCGGGCCTTCCAGGGCCTGGGCAAGCTGGAGTACCTGCTGCTCTCGGGCAACCAGCTGGCGGCGCTGGCAGCCGACTCCCTGCGGCCCCTGCAGCGTCTCTTCTGGCTGGACGTGTCGCACAACCGCCTGGAGGGGCTGCCGGATGGCGAGCTGGCCGAGCTGGGGCAGCTGCGCTACCTGAGCCTCACCAACAACTCCCTGCGGATCTTCACGCCGCCGGCCACCGGCCTGGAGCGCCTCTGGCTTGGGGACAACCCCTGGGACTGCGGCTGCGCACTCGGTGCCCTCAGGGCCTTGGCTCTGCGGGAGCCGGGCGTCGTGCCGCGCCTCGTCCAGGCCGCGCCCGAGGGGGACGATGGCCAGCCACCCATCTATGTTTCCAACAACATCACCTGCGCCGGCCCCCCGGGCGTCTCAGGCCTCGACCTGCGTGACGTCACCGACGCCCACTTTGCTCAGTGCTGAGCGAGGCTGGGACCGGCTGGTGGCCCCTGGGGGCAAAGTGGGCCCTCGGTGTCCCCCTCGGCAGACACGACACAGCCCCAGGGGCCTGGTCCCTGACCGATggatgggaggggggagggaaggggccacATACATCCTCAGGGTCCCAGCCGTAGTTTATTAAAAGCCATCTGACACAAGCGTGTGACCCCGGGGCAtagctgggggtgggtggtgggtggaggaaaGCTCTGCCCTGTGGCTGCCACCCTACAACCCTCCAAGGATGCCTGCCCATGCCTGAGGGGCGGCAGCGCCCCCTTCCCGTTGTTCGGAGCCCCTGGTCCTGCGAAGGTGGCACAGCTGGGCCCCCCCCatgcccctgccctctccctccaacCAGGAAGCATCAGTCTGTGCCCCCCTGCCCCAGTCCCTCCCGCCCTCCTGCACCTTGCCCCCTTTCCCACCCAGCTCTGCCGGCCGCCAcggggagggtgtgggggagggCGTGGGAGCCGTGGGGCTGAGCCCCCTAGGGGCACGCGAGTCCTCAGCACCATGCCCTCCGCAGTCTACCTCTCGCTCAACCCAGGGGCTGCGGGGCCTAAGGGCGGCGTCACAGGCACAGCTGGCAGCTGCGGGGGCACCGAGACCCGGACAGGATGGCGCGCGGCTCTCTGAAGCATCAGGCCCGAACCACGCCGGTGGAATACGTTTAATTGTGGGCTCCTCTGAGGCCAACCGGCCCAACACCTCACAGGCTGCGCCCCAGCTCAGTCACCAGCATCGTGGGCAACAGACGCCCAGGGTCTCCTGGACCCTGTGACCCACGGGGCCCCGGAGGCAGCCGGCCATGCCCTGGGGCATGCTGTTCTCTGAGGGCTCAGGCCACCCCCCCAGGTAGAACCACCCACCGCCCCCAGATGCGGGGAGACACAGCGGTGTGGCTGCCTTGGTTAGGAGAGCCGAGCGGGTGCCTGGCTCAGAACCTTCTGGGCTATGGAGAAGAGCGCGGGGAAGGCAGAACTCTTAGGGAAGTCCCTGATGAAGTCTCGCCCTTCCTCGAGACTCCCGCAGAGCTCAGGGTCCAGAGGCACGGAGCCTGCGGAGGAAGAGGGCGGGGACGGGCCGTGAGGGTGGCGGAGGGCGAGCCCGTCCTCCCGGGCCCCCGGAACAAAGCTCAGCTGCGGCCCTGACACACTCACCCAGGAACGGGACTCCGGCGAGCGTGGCCAGCTCCTCCCCGCCTCCTCGGGAGAAGACGTTGGTGCACTCCTAGGAGAGAGGTGCACGGGGCCTGAAGgacaccccgcccccccgcgctCGGGGGTGGGTCCCTGGCTGCCCTCCCGGCCCATGGCATGCCTGACCCCACCCCGCCAAATCCTCATGACTCACTGCGCAGTGTGGGCAGACGAAGCCACTCATGTTCTCCACGACCCCGAGCACCTGCAGCCCTGTCTTCCGACAGAAGGTCAGCTCCCGCCTCACGTCCCCCACGGACACCGCCTAAGGCCCGGGAACCAGTCACCGCCGGCCGCTGGGTAACCTCAGAGCACAGCGCCAAGAGTACGGAGGGCAGACGGAGGTGCTCGGCTTTGGGAGCGGCCGCCATACCTGGGGCGTAGTGACCACGAGGGCCCCCAGGGGACTGTAGGGGCGCAGGGCGTCCACGGTGGCCATGTGCTCATCAGAGGTTCCCGGCGGCGTGTCCACGACCAGGTAGTCCAGCTGCCCCCAGGCCACATCAGACACGAACTGCTTTATGAGTGCTGTGAAGGCCCAGGGTCTCACTGGGGGCGCAGCATGCCCCTCGCCTCCAGCTGGCCTGCTGCTCGGGGGGCCTCTGCAGGCCCAGGGCCCGCCCAGCACAGCAGGGCACGCCTCTCACGGTGGAGCGGGGCACAcagcaggccccccccccccgcgagcACCTCTCCCTTCCCAGCTGTGGGCTGCTCCCGCCCCATCAGACTTCCACTCAGGTCTGACCCAGGAGCTGTAATCCTCGGGGGGCCGTCAGCACCTGCACTCGGGGACACCTCAAGCTTTTGCAGGAGGAGGGGAGCTGTGGCGGCAGGGGAGcctgctgcctgcccccccccccaattacaGGGGCTCAGTGGGGCCCAGGCTGGGCGGCCTCAGGTCTGAGCTTGGGGATGGGGGTGTGGTGACGCCAGCCTCGGAGGTGCCTCCTGTTCCCAACTCCGTGTGGGCCCGACTGTTCAGGTGAGCAGCACGACCCCTTGGGAACAATCAGCTGTCAGGGTCTCCCACATTACCCGAAAACCCTGGGGCGGACGGCGCGCAGCTCCCACAGGACTCCCGCATTGACTTGTGGGTGCCACGGGGGCAGCTGGGAGAAGCGGGAAGGCGGACTGCGGCGTTACCGTTCTTCTTGGGGCCCCTCCACACCACGGCCTCGTCGGGGTTCTCCAGCAGGAAGCCCACGGACATGAGGGAGATGCTCTGCTCCTGGTCCACAAAGACCGGTACCCAGCCGCCGTCACACTGGTGCACAGCCCTGCCCTGTGCCCGCAGCATGCGGGGGATGCTGGGGCCGCACAGGTCCACGTCGAGGATCCCCACCTGCGAGGAGGCAGGATGTCCGCGGCGTGCAGGGGCCGCGAGGCGGGCAGAGGCTGAGGACCGCGGTGGCTGGGCGGGGGGCTCACCTTCTTGCCGGCATGGCGCAGGGCCAAGGCCAGCTCCGCGGAGATGGTGCTCTTCCCCACGCCCCCCTTCCCCGAGAGCACGAGGAGGATGTGCCGGACGCCTGCCAGGTTTCCGGGCCCTGAGCAGGAGAGGGGGGCACGACGCAGGTTGCCCTCGCACCGGGCGCCCTAGGAGGCCCCCAAGCACCTCGCGTGGCCCTAAGCTGAGACCCGCCCTTGGCCCCGACGGACGCCAGCGCCCTCAGGGGGAAGGCCTTCCGCGGCGGTCCCGGCCCACCTGGGGAGCCCTGACTCCGCCCCGCCCGTCGTCAGCACCTGCGAGGCCGCGCACCTGGAGCTGCGGGAGTACTGCGGGGGAACCGGCGCCGGGAGCCTGTGTCGGGGCGGCCCCCCCAGCACCCAGGCCCGGTCCCCGGGAGCCCagcgctgccccccccccctccgctcccctctTCTCCGGCCGCGGTCCCGCCCGCGCGCTCACCAGCCGCCGTACCCATCCCGGACGCCGCGCCGCGCGGCTTCCGCTTGCGGCCACGCCCCCGCGCAGTGCCCGCCCCCCGGCCGTCCTCATAGGCTCCCTCGCGCTCCGCTCAGCCAATCACATCCTACGTAAGGGGCATGTAGGTTCCGGGTCCGACGACGACCGGAAACGGGCTCCACTCCGTATCAGGCGCCGCCTAGCCCCGCGCCCAATGGGCAGCCGGGCCCTCGGTCCACGGCGGAGCGCCGACCAATGGGCACGCGCGGCCTGGATTGACGGGCCCAGCCGCCTCTCCGCGGGCCCCAGCAGCgcggcccgccccccgcccgccgccgcgcccgcccgcgcccacGAGCGCCGCGGGGCCAATGCAGCGCGGGgggcgggctgcggggcggggatTGTTTACGTCCCGCTCCGGAGCCGAAAGTAGGTCACGGCAGCCCTGCGGAGCGCGGAGCTAGGCGGCAGGTGAGCGGCTGCCGCCCCGACCTCCCGGCGCCGCCCCCGGCCTGGCGGAACCGCTGGCGGCGGGGGCCTGGCGCGCCTTTGTTCCCGCGGGCggcggcgccggggccggggtccCGACCTCGGGGCGGCCCTGGGTCGCGGGG
This DNA window, taken from Canis lupus familiaris isolate Mischka breed German Shepherd chromosome 6, alternate assembly UU_Cfam_GSD_1.0, whole genome shotgun sequence, encodes the following:
- the IGFALS gene encoding insulin-like growth factor-binding protein complex acid labile subunit isoform X1; this translates as MESGPVGLGWAGRPRGAGCPGSGEIRGQAQPAPAEASSSRPACAPPRSRMALIRGGPVLAMLLVSWAALGPRGLQAAEPGVPGAPESLQCPAACTCGHDDYMDELSVFCSSRNLTSVPDGIPAGARALWLDGNNLSSIPEAAFQNLSSLGFLNLQGSGLASLEPRALLGLQQLRHLHLERNQLRGLGAHTFLHTPGLASLGLSNNMLGRVDEGLFRGLADLWDLHLGWNGLAVLPDAAFQGLASLRELVLAGNKLAYLQPPLFCGLGELRELDLSRNALRSVKANVFVKLPKLQKLYLDHNVIAAVAPGAFLGMKALRWLDLSHNRVAGLLEDTFPGLLGLHVLRLSHNAIAGLRPRTFRDLHFLEELRLGHNRIRQLPDKAFEGLGQLEVLTLNDNQIREIEAGAFVGLLSVAVMNLSGNCLRSLPERTFQGLGRLHSLHLERGCLGRVRPHAFAGLSGLRRLFLKHNGITAVDEQGLWGLAELLELDLTANRLTHLPARAFQGLGKLEYLLLSGNQLAALAADSLRPLQRLFWLDVSHNRLEGLPDGELAELGQLRYLSLTNNSLRIFTPPATGLERLWLGDNPWDCGCALGALRALALREPGVVPRLVQAAPEGDDGQPPIYVSNNITCAGPPGVSGLDLRDVTDAHFAQC
- the NUBP2 gene encoding cytosolic Fe-S cluster assembly factor NUBP2 isoform X2, with product MGPGNLAGVRHILLVLSGKGGVGKSTISAELALALRHAGKKVGILDVDLCGPSIPRMLRAQGRAVHQCDGGWVPVFVDQEQSISLMSVGFLLENPDEAVVWRGPKKNGNAAVRLPASPSCPRGTHKSMRESCGSCAPSAPGFSALIKQFVSDVAWGQLDYLVVDTPPGTSDEHMATVDALRPYSPLGALVVTTPQAVSVGDVRRELTFCRKTGLQVLGVVENMSGFVCPHCAECTNVFSRGGGEELATLAGVPFLGSVPLDPELCGSLEEGRDFIRDFPKSSAFPALFSIAQKVLSQAPARLS
- the NUBP2 gene encoding cytosolic Fe-S cluster assembly factor NUBP2 isoform X3; amino-acid sequence: MGTAAGPGNLAGVRHILLVLSGKGGVGKSTISAELALALRHAGKKVGILDVDLCGPSIPRMLRAQGRAVHQCDGGWVPVFVDQEQSISLMSVGFLLENPDEAVVWRGPKKNALIKQFVSDVAWGQLDYLVVDTPPGTSDEHMATVDALRPYSPLGALVVTTPQAVSVGDVRRELTFCRKTGLQVLGVVENMSGFVCPHCAECTNVFSRGGGEELATLAGVPFLGSVPLDPELCGSLEEGRDFIRDFPKSSAFPALFSIAQKVLSQAPARLS
- the NUBP2 gene encoding cytosolic Fe-S cluster assembly factor NUBP2 isoform X5 gives rise to the protein MLRAQGRAVHQCDGGWVPVFVDQEQSISLMSVGFLLENPDEAVVWRGPKKNALIKQFVSDVAWGQLDYLVVDTPPGTSDEHMATVDALRPYSPLGALVVTTPQAVSVGDVRRELTFCRKTGLQVLGVVENMSGFVCPHCAECTNVFSRGGGEELATLAGVPFLGSVPLDPELCGSLEEGRDFIRDFPKSSAFPALFSIAQKVLSQAPARLS
- the NUBP2 gene encoding cytosolic Fe-S cluster assembly factor NUBP2 isoform X4, which produces MLRAQGRAVHQCDGGWVPVFVDQEQSISLMSVGFLLENPDEAVVWRGPKKNGNAAVRLPASPSCPRGTHKSMRESCGSCAPSAPGFSALIKQFVSDVAWGQLDYLVVDTPPGTSDEHMATVDALRPYSPLGALVVTTPQAVSVGDVRRELTFCRKTGLQVLGVVENMSGFVCPHCAECTNVFSRGGGEELATLAGVPFLGSVPLDPELCGSLEEGRDFIRDFPKSSAFPALFSIAQKVLSQAPARLS
- the NUBP2 gene encoding cytosolic Fe-S cluster assembly factor NUBP2 isoform X1; protein product: MGTAAGPGNLAGVRHILLVLSGKGGVGKSTISAELALALRHAGKKVGILDVDLCGPSIPRMLRAQGRAVHQCDGGWVPVFVDQEQSISLMSVGFLLENPDEAVVWRGPKKNGNAAVRLPASPSCPRGTHKSMRESCGSCAPSAPGFSALIKQFVSDVAWGQLDYLVVDTPPGTSDEHMATVDALRPYSPLGALVVTTPQAVSVGDVRRELTFCRKTGLQVLGVVENMSGFVCPHCAECTNVFSRGGGEELATLAGVPFLGSVPLDPELCGSLEEGRDFIRDFPKSSAFPALFSIAQKVLSQAPARLS